A window from Salminus brasiliensis chromosome 7, fSalBra1.hap2, whole genome shotgun sequence encodes these proteins:
- the wdsub1 gene encoding WD repeat, SAM and U-box domain-containing protein 1 has product MVSLICTLQNHRDDVNWCAFSSSLLATCSADKTIRVYSTQDFTELPFSPLSGHGYGVHCCCFSPCGQYLASCSTDATTVVWKMDTGEIESVLEHPGRSPVRVCAFSQDSSWLVSGASDGSLALWDFPSRTLCRTGAVPDTTMVACSFTPCGQLFATGSTYGDLRIWDLSMNQLHAEKYAHDLGVTCCQFAPQIMKDMASSVVQFRLASCGQDCLLKIWLVSRISHTGCKMQLVRTLSGQSATVLSCAYSADGQLLVSGSMDKTVAVYEANDGMLLYKLNQHERYVTACAFSPTAPLIATGSMDKTVNVWRVEDGSGAESGPAGKSLPDEAAFASHEAGRKWPGHSRLMVSEWSEDDVSSWLREEGLESLIDTFKANNIDGAELLSLSKESLSTDLHIESLGMRSKLLRKIEELRMAPVSNGIPDEFLCPITHEIMKDPVIAADGYSYEREAIESWISTKSRSSPMTNLPLQTTLLTPNRTLKMAICRWTSSQ; this is encoded by the exons ATGGTGTCTCTCATCTGCACCTTACAAAACCACCGTGATGATGTGAACTGGTGTGCATTCTCCTCCTCCCTGCTGGCCACCTGCTCGGCAGACAAGACCATCCGAGTCTATTCTACCCAAGACTTCACCGAGCTGCCCTTTTCGCCACTGTCTGGTCATGGCTATGGAGTCCACTGTTGCTGCTTCAGCCCCTGCGGGCAGTATCTGGCATCCTGCTCCACGGACGCCACCACAGTGGTGTGGAAAATGGACACCGGGGAGATTGAGAGTGTTTTAGAACATCCGGGCAGGAGCCCTGTTAGAGTGTGTGCTTTCTCACAAGACTCCTCCTGGCTAGTGTCTGGTGCGTCAGATGGCTCCCTGGCTTTGTGGGACTTCCCCTCGAGAACTCTGTGCAG gACCGGTGCCGTACCAGACACTACGATGGTAGCCTGTTCTTTTACCCCCTGTGGTCAGCTTTTTGCTACAGGCTCTACATACGGAGACCTCCGCATCTGGGACCTGAGCATGAACCAACTCCATGCTGAAAAGTACGCCCACGACCTCGGGGTCACCTGCTGCCAGTTTGCTCCACAGATAATGAAAG acATGGCTAGTTCTGTGGTCCAGTTTCGTTTGGCGTCCTGTGGTCAGGATTGCTTGCTGAAGATCTGGCTTGTTTCTCGGATCTCTCACACAG GTTGTAAGATGCAACTGGTGCGAACTCTATCTGGTCAGTCTGCTACAGTGCTCTCCTGTGCCTACTCTGCAGATGGACAGCTCTTAGTGTCTGG GTCTATGGATAAGACTGTTGCAGTCTATGAAGCT AATGATGGGATGTTACTCTACAAATTGAACCAGCATGAGAG GTATGTGACGGCCTGTGCTTTCTCTCCCACTGCCCCGCTGATAGCCACTGGCTCCATGGACAAGACGGTCAATGTGTGGAGGGTGGAGGATGGCAGCGGTGCAG aGTCTGGACCTGCAGGCAAATCTCTTCCAG ATGAAGCTGCTTTTGCCTCACATGAAGCAG GCAGGAAATGGCCGGGTCACTCCAGGCTGATGGTGAGCGAGTGGTCGGAGGATGATGTGTCGTCATGGTTACGGGAGGAGGGGCTGGAGAGTCTCATCGACACGTTCAAGGCCAATAACATTGATGGCGCAGAACTGCTCTCACTCAGTAAGGAAAGCCTCAGCACGGACCTCCATATAG AGTCGCTGGGCATGCGCAGTAAACTTCTACGGAAGATCGAGGAGTTGCGTATGGCGCCAGTGTCCAACGGAATTCCTGACGAGTTCCTCTGCCCAATCACACATGAGATCATGAAAGACCCAGTGATTGCTGCTG ATGGTTATTCATATGAGCGAGAGGCCATTGAGAGCTGGATCAGCACCAAGAGTCGCTCCAGTCCCATGACAAACTTGCCACTGCAGACCACACTGCTCACCCCCAACCGCACCCTCAAAATGGCCATCTGCCGCTGGACCAGCAGCCAGTGA